AAAGTTCTTTCCTGCCATGCCCAGTCAGCACGGCAGTATAGTTTTGTACATACCCTTTGTCAGACATACATTTGatcgactttttttttttggtatattttgagaaattagcCGGGTGTCGAAGACTGTCAGAAAGATTCTGTCATCGACCATGTCCACATGGATTGTTTCATAATATAGATTATGGGCCTCACTGGTGGGATTCATATTGGACTCGCTTTCATAGTATTTTTTCCAACAAACGATAACAGATTTCATTAATATTAACACTTGATAATACAAGTATTAATTACAAAAAGGGGATACTACCCTCATTTCTTTCATCCCTAACTCAATCAGCCATATTGGGAAGTCATTTTCCCATTCAATGTTATGCACTAGTTTAACTGCAAAATGAGCTAGTGCATGACTGATTTCATTTGCTGCTCTAGAAATAAACACAAAAGAGCACCTGTTAAAGCCTTTTCTAAGATCCTGTACATCCTCTAGAATAGTTGCAATGCTGTACTCATATTCACTGCATCTGTTAATTTGCTCAACCGCTGATTTGCAATCTGAATGTACAATGATTTTCTTCCACCCAGCTTGCTTGGCCATCAGTAGAGCATTTCGTACTGCGAGTGCCTCTTCAATGCTCGCTGTTCCTTTCCTCTGGTGCACAATTCCTTTAGCTCTCATTATGATTCCTTTCCAGTTTCTTGCAATGATCCCTTGTCCAGTCCTGATCGTTTTTGCAGAGATGGCTGCATCCGTATACAGACATACCACATCATCCCTTAATTGCTCATTTCTTGCTTGTTGTCCACTCCTACTCTGGGTTGCTCTGCTCTCCTGCTTAGATTCCCTTTCCTGTTCAAATTCCAACCACTACTCTTGTGTTTTTTGTGCAGTTTTATGAGGTTCCTGATGAGCACTATAAAAAATTCTCTTGTTTCTGGCTTTCCAGATGTGCCAGAATATGTTAATGGTGAGATTATCTCTAGCTTGACCTTGTTCCATCGAGAGTGATTGCATAGCTTTCTCCCACCATAGCCATATGTTATGTTGTTCCTCCTTTATTCCATCCCACCTTACTGGAGCCATGCGCCATACCTCTGCtgcattttcacaaaaaaaaaacaagtgtTCGATTGTTTCCACCTCTTCTCCACAGCAACTGCACCTTCCATCTCCTTTCCCTAACCTTTTGTACATAATCTCGTTTGTAGGTAGGCAGTTTTGTAAGCATTTCCACATAAAATGTTTCAGCTTTGCCTTTACATTCAGGTGCCACAATTTCTTCCACATAGTATGCTTTCTTATTTCCCAGCTCGATTCTGCATCTTGTCCTTTCTTCCTGCAATGTTTTCCTTCTGCCTGTCTAGCTATTGCGTATCCCGTCTTTGCTGTGTATGTTCCAGACTTGGAAAAACACCATATCAACTTGTCGTGTCTCCTTCCAATACTCGTGGGGATGTCTTTTATCAGCTCAACATCCTTGTCACAAAACCACTTCTGGAGAAGATCAGTGTTCCATTTTTCGTCTTCTATCAGCTCACTCACCCATTGTAACTGGCAGTCCTCAGGTTTTGATCTGCTCACTTGGCCTTGGTCTGAACCAGAAATCCACTTATCTCTCCATATACTCACTGATTTTCCATCACCAATTCTTTTCCGTAGTCCAGTCAGAAGTAATGTTTTTGCACTATAAATACTCTTCCAACTCCATGAAGCTGTGTTTGAGGGACTTTGCTCCATCCAGTTTGGGTTCTTAATGTATTTTGCCTTCATTACCTTGCTTACTAGCAAATTTGGAGATGTTAGGAATCTCCAAATTTGTTTAGCCAGCAAGGCAGTGTTGAAAGCCTCCAAGTC
This portion of the Coffea eugenioides isolate CCC68of unplaced genomic scaffold, Ceug_1.0 ScVebR1_634;HRSCAF=1342, whole genome shotgun sequence genome encodes:
- the LOC113758655 gene encoding uncharacterized protein LOC113758655 — translated: MGFCPIFVKWIMTCLSTVSYSFNLNGQKVGHIQPNRGIRQGDPLSPYLFIICAEGLSCLLHKAVIERELTGIKICRDSPSISHLFFADDSLLCCKASKLEARKVKSILERYGKASGQVVNFDKSAIFYSKNTTEKIKEEVCESLDNMREARNDTYLGLPMAIGRSKSQVFGFVKSKINNKLQGWKQKLLSQGGKEVLIKAVIMAMPTYVMACFRLPKGLCREISATIARFWWGKGDKGTCVHWASWKRLSEVKGKGGIGFRDLEAFNTALLAKQIWRFLTSPNLLVSKVMKAKYIKNPNWMEQSPSNTASWSWKSIYSAKTLLLTGLRKRIGDGKSVSIWRDKWISGSDQGQVSRSKPEDCQLQWVSELIEDEKWNTDLLQKWFCDKDVELIKDIPTSIGRRHDKLIWCFSKSGTYTAKTGYAIARQAEGKHCRKKGQDAESSWEIRKHTMWKKLWHLNVKAKLKHFMWKCLQNCLPTNEIMYKRLGKGDGRCSCCGEEVETIEHLFFFCENAAEERESKQESRATQSRSGQQARNEQLRDDVVCLYTDAAISAKTIRTGQGIIARNWKGIIMRAKGIVHQRKGTASIEEALAVRNALLMAKQAGWKKIIVHSDCKSAVEQINRCSEYEYSIATILEDVQDLRKGFNRCSFVFISRAANEISHALAHFAVKLVHNIEWENDFPIWLIELGMKEMRECDVVAEDYFFAYPDQVT